From the Accumulibacter sp. genome, one window contains:
- a CDS encoding acyl-CoA dehydrogenase, producing MSDPDSDFSAWIGRQDSTDDDLGLAAALAAAATLGDGSESFTCGSALPPLWHWFYFLPRVPQAGLGVDGHPQRGGFMPPIPFPRRMFAGARLRFHSPLLLGQPARRVTTIRDVRLKSGRSGSLAFVSLHHGYHQGDRLCIDEEQDIVYREPGPALPAPTVVDWPPLSAAACARIVTPDPRLLFRFSALTFNAHRIHYDRPYAIEEEGYPGLVVHGPLTAVLLMELLRRQVTRPVQEYSFRGLAPLFDLAPFRLVCTPEDGGYALAAQGPDGRLAMSARAVLAEAVG from the coding sequence ATGAGCGACCCCGACAGCGACTTCAGCGCCTGGATCGGTCGCCAGGACAGCACCGACGACGATCTCGGGCTGGCGGCAGCGCTGGCGGCCGCGGCGACGCTCGGCGATGGCTCGGAGAGCTTCACCTGCGGCAGCGCGCTGCCGCCGCTCTGGCACTGGTTCTACTTTCTGCCCCGCGTGCCGCAGGCGGGCCTCGGAGTCGACGGGCATCCGCAGCGCGGCGGCTTCATGCCGCCGATTCCTTTCCCGAGACGGATGTTCGCCGGCGCCCGGCTGCGCTTTCACTCGCCGTTGCTGCTCGGCCAGCCGGCGCGGCGCGTCACCACCATTCGCGATGTCCGCTTGAAGAGCGGACGCTCCGGCTCACTCGCCTTCGTTTCACTGCACCACGGCTATCATCAGGGCGATCGCCTGTGCATCGACGAAGAGCAGGACATCGTCTACCGCGAACCAGGTCCGGCATTGCCGGCGCCAACGGTCGTCGACTGGCCGCCGCTGTCGGCGGCAGCCTGCGCACGCATCGTCACACCCGATCCGCGGCTGCTCTTCCGCTTCTCGGCGCTGACCTTCAACGCGCACCGGATTCATTACGATCGTCCGTACGCGATCGAAGAGGAGGGCTACCCTGGCCTCGTCGTGCATGGTCCGCTGACTGCCGTGCTGCTGATGGAACTGCTGCGACGGCAAGTGACACGCCCGGTGCAGGAGTACAGCTTTCGCGGCCTGGCACCGCTCTTCGACCTGGCGCCCTTCCGGCTGGTGTGCACCCCCGAAGATGGCGGCTATGCGCTCGCGGCGCAGGGGCCCGACGGCAGGTTGGCGATGAGCGCCAGGGCGGTTCTTGCCGAGGCGGTCGGGTAG
- a CDS encoding MaoC family dehydratase, with protein sequence MNPQNGYDIEDLSVGMSAETAKTITDADLVLFAGVSTDVNAVHMDEEFGRTTMFGGRIAHGMLSASLISAVLGNRLPGPGTIYMNQSLRFRAPVRPGDTVRARVTVKEVIEDKCRVVLDTVCTVGEKVVIDGEATLMATSRKKREAGK encoded by the coding sequence ATGAATCCACAAAACGGTTACGACATTGAAGACCTGTCGGTCGGCATGAGTGCGGAAACTGCCAAGACCATCACCGATGCCGACCTCGTGCTCTTCGCCGGGGTGTCGACGGACGTCAATGCGGTTCATATGGACGAGGAGTTCGGTCGCACGACGATGTTCGGTGGCCGCATTGCGCACGGCATGTTGTCGGCCAGCCTGATCTCGGCGGTTTTGGGAAATCGCCTGCCCGGACCCGGAACGATCTACATGAATCAGTCGCTGCGCTTCCGCGCCCCGGTTCGTCCGGGCGACACGGTGCGCGCCAGGGTCACAGTCAAGGAAGTGATCGAAGACAAGTGCCGGGTGGTGCTCGATACCGTGTGCACCGTCGGCGAAAAGGTGGTCATCGACGGCGAGGCCACCTTGATGGCGACCTCCCGCAAGAAGCGTGAGGCCGGCAAGTAG
- a CDS encoding NADPH:quinone oxidoreductase family protein has translation MSWEDGAAFPVVFGTSHVALWHRARLRAGETLVVHGAAGGVGLTAVAIGKLLQARVIATANGQAKLQVARENGADHLIDTSVDDVRLRIKELTGGHGADVVYDPVGGDLFTASLRSMAFEGRILVIGFAGGGVPQIPANHLLVKNVDVIGVNWPAYADMRPQLMSESFRRLMQWMVDGAIKPHVSATYPLARAVEALNQVLSRKSTGKVVIVMN, from the coding sequence ATGTCGTGGGAGGACGGAGCCGCGTTTCCGGTAGTCTTCGGCACCTCGCATGTTGCCTTGTGGCATCGGGCGCGCCTGCGCGCCGGCGAGACGCTGGTCGTGCATGGCGCGGCCGGCGGCGTCGGCCTGACCGCCGTCGCCATCGGCAAGCTGTTGCAGGCCAGGGTCATTGCCACCGCCAACGGGCAGGCGAAGCTGCAGGTAGCCCGCGAAAACGGCGCCGATCATCTGATTGACACCAGCGTGGACGATGTCCGCCTGCGGATCAAGGAACTGACCGGTGGCCACGGCGCCGACGTGGTGTACGATCCGGTCGGCGGCGACCTGTTCACCGCCTCGCTGCGCAGCATGGCCTTTGAGGGCCGGATCCTGGTGATTGGTTTCGCGGGCGGCGGCGTCCCCCAGATCCCCGCCAATCACCTGCTGGTCAAGAACGTCGACGTGATCGGCGTCAACTGGCCCGCCTACGCCGACATGCGCCCGCAGCTGATGAGCGAGAGCTTCCGGAGGCTGATGCAGTGGATGGTCGACGGCGCGATCAAGCCACATGTTTCTGCGACCTATCCACTTGCACGGGCGGTCGAGGCGCTGAATCAGGTGCTCAGCCGCAAGTCGACGGGTAAGGTCGTGATTGTGATGAACTAG
- a CDS encoding CBS domain-containing protein, producing the protein MVHPTLPKGDVHTTPAPYPMSVPLPGIAEGEPITIADDGTRVRDLMHFGIISCSPDDNVGSVAKIMVDKEIHAVIVMDPDGKAIGVVSQTDMVLARQGRTAEQARTMLAREVMTPGCATCDADMLLSDAVSLLTARRMHRLVVTENDQPVGVISMTDVVRKIIGE; encoded by the coding sequence ATGGTCCATCCGACGCTGCCCAAGGGCGACGTGCATACCACGCCGGCGCCGTACCCGATGTCCGTTCCGCTGCCAGGCATCGCCGAGGGCGAACCGATCACGATCGCCGACGACGGCACCCGCGTCCGCGACCTTATGCATTTCGGCATCATCTCGTGCTCGCCCGACGACAATGTCGGTTCGGTCGCCAAGATCATGGTGGACAAGGAAATCCACGCGGTCATCGTGATGGACCCGGACGGCAAGGCGATCGGTGTCGTCTCGCAGACCGACATGGTGCTGGCGCGGCAGGGCCGGACCGCGGAGCAGGCGCGGACGATGCTGGCGCGGGAGGTGATGACGCCCGGCTGCGCGACCTGCGACGCCGACATGCTGTTGAGCGACGCGGTCAGCCTGTTGACTGCACGGCGGATGCATCGCCTGGTCGTCACCGAGAACGATCAACCGGTCGGCGTCATCTCGATGACCGACGTCGTGCGCAAGATCATCGGCGAATGA
- a CDS encoding ArgK/MeaB family GTPase, with protein MRNPGLPDPERLATRIQCGERAAVASGLNLLDNRLPAARSRAVRLLACLSGERWLSTGHLIGVTGPPGAGKSSLVSAMIREWRLAGTTVGVLAVDPSSRPQLGGGALLGDRIRIKTVGQDDGLFIRSLANRNQLGGVASEVWPMSWLMLACFDIVVIETVGVGQTEIDIAEIGDTVCYVAQPASGDTIQYLKSGIIEIPDIFAVNKADLGAAARKTASEIGRSAPRQDRREGWDYPVCLLSATMQTGIKEFHAHFDRHRRFLVAAGLLERQRSQHQSAWVLRLLKEEFGTFGLGLVGGRTAIEERLGACRSSQFEEYEHMREHILSRLLSVNQPTLSP; from the coding sequence ATGAGGAATCCCGGCCTTCCCGATCCCGAACGGCTCGCAACCCGGATCCAGTGCGGTGAGCGGGCAGCGGTTGCCAGCGGACTGAACCTGCTGGACAACCGGCTGCCGGCGGCACGCAGCCGCGCGGTGCGGCTGCTCGCGTGCCTGTCCGGCGAGCGTTGGCTGAGCACCGGGCACCTGATCGGGGTCACCGGTCCGCCGGGCGCCGGCAAGTCGTCGCTGGTGTCGGCGATGATCCGCGAATGGCGGCTCGCCGGCACGACGGTCGGCGTGCTGGCGGTCGATCCGTCGAGCCGGCCGCAGCTCGGGGGCGGCGCGCTTCTCGGCGACCGCATCCGGATCAAGACCGTAGGGCAGGACGACGGGCTCTTCATCCGCTCGCTCGCCAATCGCAACCAGTTGGGTGGCGTCGCCAGCGAAGTGTGGCCGATGAGCTGGCTGATGCTGGCCTGTTTCGACATCGTCGTCATCGAGACCGTCGGCGTCGGCCAGACGGAGATCGACATCGCCGAGATCGGCGACACCGTCTGCTATGTGGCGCAGCCAGCGTCCGGTGACACGATCCAGTATCTCAAGTCGGGCATCATCGAAATCCCCGACATCTTCGCCGTCAACAAGGCTGACCTCGGCGCCGCAGCCCGCAAGACGGCGAGCGAGATCGGTCGCAGTGCCCCGCGGCAGGATCGCCGCGAGGGGTGGGATTACCCGGTCTGCCTGCTGAGCGCGACCATGCAGACCGGGATCAAGGAGTTTCACGCGCACTTCGATCGACACCGACGCTTCCTCGTCGCGGCCGGCCTCCTTGAGCGGCAGCGCAGCCAGCACCAGAGTGCCTGGGTGTTGCGGCTGCTGAAGGAGGAGTTCGGCACTTTCGGCCTGGGGCTGGTCGGCGGCCGTACCGCCATCGAGGAGCGGCTGGGCGCGTGTCGATCGAGTCAGTTCGAGGAGTACGAGCATATGCGAGAGCATATTCTTTCCCGTTTGCTGTCGGTCAACCAACCGACCCTTTCACCATAA